A window from Vulcanimicrobium alpinum encodes these proteins:
- a CDS encoding helix-turn-helix transcriptional regulator, translating into MKRGAVPTFLPYTLASHEPALEAQRFSRGHVTERFGLHGHRFHEIVVFDAPGGVHRVGAEEHPVSDGDIDVIAEGCVHDTSGFDGATGWMLLVRDDELDAVPVPAALRTFDFARSMRLHAHTAAAARICGAMAAIAMEGTQRSPGFATAMRAHLAIVLVELSRLAVSFERAATSTTSGLFERLMGAIDARLDAEIRLRDLADALALTPGYLTSEVRRISGRTAMEWVTARRLRVARRALLLGDAPIATVAAEAGFTDAGHLARRFRDEFGTTPARWRERMRAVGSAASDPPKP; encoded by the coding sequence ATGAAGCGCGGCGCCGTCCCGACGTTCTTGCCGTACACGCTCGCATCGCACGAGCCCGCGCTGGAGGCGCAACGCTTCAGCCGGGGCCACGTCACGGAGCGATTCGGGCTGCACGGCCATCGCTTCCACGAGATCGTCGTCTTCGATGCTCCCGGCGGAGTCCACCGCGTCGGTGCCGAGGAACATCCCGTCAGCGACGGCGATATCGACGTCATCGCCGAGGGCTGCGTCCACGACACGTCGGGTTTCGACGGCGCGACCGGCTGGATGCTGCTCGTGCGTGATGACGAACTCGATGCCGTACCCGTGCCCGCAGCACTGCGCACGTTCGATTTCGCACGTTCGATGCGGCTGCATGCCCACACGGCTGCGGCGGCACGGATTTGCGGCGCGATGGCGGCGATCGCCATGGAAGGCACGCAACGAAGCCCGGGGTTTGCGACGGCGATGCGCGCGCACCTTGCGATCGTGCTGGTGGAACTCTCGCGGCTCGCCGTCTCGTTCGAGCGCGCGGCGACCTCGACAACGAGCGGCCTCTTCGAGCGGCTGATGGGCGCGATCGACGCGCGCCTCGACGCGGAGATCCGGCTGCGCGACCTCGCCGACGCACTCGCGCTGACGCCGGGCTATCTCACCTCGGAAGTGCGCCGCATCAGCGGCAGGACAGCAATGGAATGGGTGACGGCACGCCGCCTGCGCGTCGCGCGCCGCGCGCTGCTGCTTGGAGACGCACCGATCGCGACCGTCGCCGCGGAGGCCGGATTCACGGATGCCGGCCATCTTGCTCGGCGCTTTCGCGATGAGTTCGGGACGACGCCGGCGCGTTGGCGGGAACGGATGCGGGCCGTCGGTTCTGCCGCATCCGATCCGCCGAAACCGTAA